The nucleotide sequence gagagacacgtcaagggggaaagaaacgCAATGGAACTCGTcactccaccacctcgaCACATGTTCTACAATTTCTTCATACGCGACTCTGCGATCCCACCTGCCTCTCCCGCTCTACGGAAAGGTAGCCAGGCTTCCCCCTCACAGTCCCTCCATTCCATCTCACATTCCAGCCCTTCGCTCTATTTTGTTCGAATGCCTCGCTATCCCTGGGCGTACGCGCCCTTTTTTCTCGGACTCCACAGCACACCAAAACCTCTACGACCGCTACTCCCTGCCGTTCCGCCAACGCCTTCTCCTGCTTACATGGAGTGCCAACGctgtccttttttttgttgtttgctCCTTCCCGTCACGCCACCATCCTGCATTCTTGTCTATGTCATCTCTACTTTTGGTTCTGCTTACCACGCGTGACTTCGTCCCGATACCGGTGGTGGGAAGTTGAGAGAGGTGCTCAACTACAGTGACAGAAAAGCACATCTCCCTCCCTACCATTCATTTCCTCTTCTCAGCGTGTTTACGAGACGACTACGGCTCCCTGCACCAGATGTCTAGTGGCGGTCCGGGCACTCGCGAGACAGGTGCTCCGTCGAGCCGCAGTTGTAGCACGACTTCGGCTTGCGCTCGTTCGGGCAGTCGCGGCTCATGTGGCCGGTGCCACCGCAGTTGTAGCAAGAGCGGGTGTCAGCCCCGGCCTTGGCCTCATTCGTGCACTCGCGAGACAGGTGCTCCGTCGAGCCGCAGTTGAAGCACGACTTCGGCTTGCGCTCGCTGGGGCAGTCGCGGCTCATGTGACCGGTCTCACCGCAGTTGTAGCAAGAGCGGGTCGCCGCGACGCGcgggcagctgcgcgacatgTGGCCGGCTTCACCACACTTGTAGCACGTGAGAGCAGACATGATgatggaggaaggggaagggagaaaatgcgagggagaaagcgagagggaagaCTTGGGAGAGTGGAaatctgcgtgtgtgtggggggggggggggtaggtgTGCGCGCAAGAGGAAGGTGGTgaagtgaagagaaaggTGCGCGCAATTATGAGATGGTGAGCGGTGTGCAGGCATGAGCACGTAGGAGTGTCGTACAAGGTTCAAATGAGAACAAAGAGGTGGAAGCAAACGAGAGTGAAGGCAGAACATGGAAACGTGCAGTGAAGAGTACCACGCGAGACGTCCACGTGTGTCTTCTTATCTTCGAAAggaaggtggaggtggggtgTCTGTGAAGAGGGCCGACCCGCTTTTCTCACAGCAACACAACCACCCAGCAGTTAGCGCCATGGCCTCCAGGCACGGCTGTATttccgctcttttttttatgTCTCTGATGCAAAAGGAACAGGGTGAATGCTGGCCCCTCGCGCACAGTCGACTATTTCCTCTACCAGCAGTCACTGCCGTGCAATCAGAAACAGAATccagaagagaagacactGGACGACCGCACGGTATAGCCAATTCAGCTGCTTGTCCTTCTGCCACACCTCCTCACGTCGCGGCCAGAGGGAGCGGAGTCCAGAGGTGTGCCTCGCAATTCAAGATCCCTGTCAGAGGTGCATGAGGCCGCCCTGCTGTCTTTCTGTGTCAGTCACCGTATCTTGGAAGCACAGAGACAAGAGCCATCGCGCGTATGTCGATTTTGTTCCTCGTTCCTTATTTTGCCTTCTCAAGGATCAAGaacaacaaaggaaaaaaaaacgaaagtGCCTTTGTTTTCCACCCGAGGGGAAAGAATGCTTCGGGCCTTCGCTGTGGCCGACATCACAACACAACAAGCGCACGTGCATGCTGGAAACAACCCCACTGGTATTCTCACCTACCACAGCACACCACGCCAAACTATTTTCCTCACAAACATCATactaccacacacacaaagatgtgccttctcttcacagacatttttttttcctcagTGTGTCCATTCTGCCATGCCACACAAGCTGAACTCCACTTTACCCCCGCTCGTCCTGTCACAGGCCCCAACGCGTGTTGCGAAGCAGCtgtagacacacacaagtacAGCAGTCCGGTAGTTCCGTCGTCGGAGCAGGGCTCCGGCCCCGAACTCTGCTCACACAATGCGATGCAGGTCGCCCCTCACATCCGCGCCTATGGTACCGGTCGTTACCCAGTGCATTCCACGGCGTGAGGCTCAGGCCTCCCATACCAGTAGTCGGTGAGGGTTGGGAAGGATGCGTGCGAGACACGTTGAAACTGTGCCCATCGCACGGCCGATACAGACCtgctcactgccgcaggccgctccgatgCAGCGCCATTCCACGATCTGGACGCCGGCATCAGTAGCGATCCATCGCTCTgaactccctccccccgtgcGTCGAAGGGGCTGGAGCCTGTTATCACCAAAAGTAGTCCGGCATCGGCAAGATTAGGAAGGCTGCCTAGCTTCCCCGCAGAGAGGTGGGGTCACCGGACCCTGAAATGCTGCTCTGAGGCGTTTCATGACGAGAGCCCTCCAAAGCgggagaaaacgaaaaacgaAGTCCGTAAGGACCGCCTGACGAagacagaaaagaggaaagaaaaaatgcATGAACTCTATCAACGCAAGAGGTGTGAGGTCCTCAACCGCACACGCCAGCATGAGCACATCCCCcctcacagccgccgccCGCCTCGGTCACTCAAGCTATGTCTCCTACTCCGAATCAAACAGGCATAACAATAGGAtgaccaaaaaaaaaaaaagtgtcCTCAATAAGCGCAACAAGAGCAACGCATCCAGTCAACGGCAGATGCAAACAAGTACACAGCGACTATCGCCACCTAGTGCTACGGACCAGAAGCTACGAGAAGGAtaaaaagaagggagaaagcactgaagagagagaacgtgAGCGCAAGCGAAATAACGATCGTGTTgaggcagaggggaggaaagggtgagagaggggggcctGTGtcaagaggaggaagtggaaAGTGAATAGGCATGGGAgaacgcacgcacgagcgTCACAAGCCTCCTACCTCAGCACACCCAAGCGCACAGGTCAACAACAGGAACATCAGAagcggagggaaggaggaaaataaaaaaaagagagaaaatatAACGATAAAAGCAAACTACAAGTAGCGCTAAAGGCGGAGAGAGTCCGATACAAccgcaaaacaaaaaaaagcgcCGAAGCGTCGAACGAGAAACAACCGcgtcaacaacaacaacagcaacaacagcgatAATGAGaaacacaaaggagagacaACAAAGTGCAGGACACAAATGGGAGAGCGGTATCAAATACCCCCATAGattgtgtgtctgtgcgcctgAAGTTCTCGTAGGAGTCGTAAAACAGAGCGGAGAGGCATAATGAAGTACAGAAGAAACGTACAAGGTCACCTGGCGTGGGCGTCGACGCCGAAATGAGCAAGAAAGTAAATGTGAGAAGAGTAGGGAGGCATGTACGAGAAGGTAGCGATATCCATGTGGTTGCCCGCTTGCCGAATCCCTAGCCAAAGAGGGCGAATAAGGATTACTCATACGCccctcgcgcagcgcatcctcAGCAATGCGTACACGCTTGTACAAGGTAAGTACACTCACACAGATACATGCATGTTCACACAGAAACCTCTAGAAGGGCCGCCCAGATCCGAACTGAAGCGGCGCGCCAAAGTTCATCGGCGGCGGGGGCCTACTCATTGGCATCCCGTTCATCACCATGCCGCCACCCTGCTCGATCATgagtggcgcggcgctgggACCCTGCATTGGGCCGGCACGACGAGCCGCATCCTTCGCCGCAGCCTGCGCGTCCACCATCGACTTCTCCATCCTATCGATCTTGCTCGAGTATTCTTGAAGCACCTGAATCATGTACGGCATTGCTACCTCAGTTCGATGATTCAGCCACGCCTTCAACAACACCGCCGAGGGCTTCAGCAGGTCGTAGCACCTGTAGAGACACGCCACAAAGCAATCGGGATAGTCCTTCACGAAGTAGTCGAGCAGGCTGGTCACCAGCTCGCCGTCAGCACTCTCGGCCGCCGTGTCGATGGCCTCGTCGAAGAGCTTGTTCTCCTTTGCGGCTGCAATGGCGTGCGCGTAGCGCTTGTTCttgcgatgcagcagcatgGCAATCTTACGAAACTCAAAGAGTTCCATCTTTTCTAGCCGTGACGACAGCTCCTC is from Leishmania panamensis strain MHOM/PA/94/PSC-1 chromosome 35 sequence and encodes:
- a CDS encoding universal minicircle sequence binding protein (TriTrypDB/GeneDB-style sysID: LpmP.35.1660); the protein is MSALTCYKCGEAGHMSRSCPRVAATRSCYNCGETGHMSRDCPSERKPKSCFNCGSTEHLSRECTNEAKAGADTRSCYNCGGTGHMSRDCPNERKPKSCYNCGSTEHLSRECPDRH